A single window of Channa argus isolate prfri chromosome 12, Channa argus male v1.0, whole genome shotgun sequence DNA harbors:
- the LOC137138252 gene encoding high affinity immunoglobulin epsilon receptor subunit alpha-like isoform X1, with product MTAFRKCHFFLVVVSLLSFTTNQARLTLNPSSSQLFEGESVSLSCEEENSSAGWTLRRNTSRDTRAECGVDWGISTGSFCNLSVTVSWDSGVYWCESREGSTSNRITITVTDGAVILQSPVLPVMEGHDVSLHCQTKSPPSKLPADFYKDGSLIRSEPTGHMTIHHVTKSDEGLYKCHISSHGESPPSWIYITEIPTTTTQPISADTNLYTPTPPAPTSFHLVFRLVLHLVVFCPYLISTVLMVSLYRHRPTGNELPVSMVMTSPTMSEWGLDDDYDDVTTEHHF from the exons atGACTGCcttcagaaaatgtcatttctttttggttGTGGTTTCACTGCTAAGCTTCACAACAAACCAAG CTCGTCTGACACTGAATCCCAGCAGCTCTCAGCTGTTTGAAGGAGAGTCTGTCTCTTtgagctgtgaggaggaaaacagctctgctggatggacactgaggaggaacacaagcAGAGACACAAGAGCTGAGTGTGGAGTTGACTGGGGAATATCCACTGGTTCTTTTTGTAACCTAAGTGTAACAGTCTCatgggacagtggagtttactggtgtgagtccagagagggatcaaccagtaaccgcatcaccatcactgtcactg atggagcagtgatcctgcagagtcctgtcctccctgtgatggagggacatgatgtctctctgcactgtcaaacaaagagtcctccctccaagctcccagctgatttctataaagatggctccctcatcaggtctgagcctacaggtcacatgaccatccaccatgttaccaagtctgatgaaggcctctacaagtgtcacatcagcagtcatggagagtctccacccagctggatctacatcacag AAATACCTACAACCACAACTCAACCCATATCTGCAGATACAAACTTATATACACCAACACCCCCTGCCCCCACCTCCTTCCATCTTGTCTTCAGACTGGtcctccacctggtggtgttctgTCCATACCTAATCTCTACTGTCCTCATGGTGTCTTTATATCGACACAGACCCACAG GAAATGAACTTCCTGTCTCTATGGTGATGACCTCACCCACCATGTCTGAGTGGGGATtggatgatgattatgatgatgtcACCACAGAGCATCACTTCTGA
- the LOC137138252 gene encoding Fc receptor-like protein 5 isoform X2, whose protein sequence is MEETSVERLLVVTSLLTCTTNQARLTLNPSSSQLFEGESVSLSCEEENSSAGWTLRRNTSRDTRAECGVDWGISTGSFCNLSVTVSWDSGVYWCESREGSTSNRITITVTDGAVILQSPVLPVMEGHDVSLHCQTKSPPSKLPADFYKDGSLIRSEPTGHMTIHHVTKSDEGLYKCHISSHGESPPSWIYITEIPTTTTQPISADTNLYTPTPPAPTSFHLVFRLVLHLVVFCPYLISTVLMVSLYRHRPTGNELPVSMVMTSPTMSEWGLDDDYDDVTTEHHF, encoded by the exons ATGGAGGAAACATCAGTTGAGAGGCTGCTGG TTGTGACTTCACTGCTGACctgcacaacaaaccaag CTCGTCTGACACTGAATCCCAGCAGCTCTCAGCTGTTTGAAGGAGAGTCTGTCTCTTtgagctgtgaggaggaaaacagctctgctggatggacactgaggaggaacacaagcAGAGACACAAGAGCTGAGTGTGGAGTTGACTGGGGAATATCCACTGGTTCTTTTTGTAACCTAAGTGTAACAGTCTCatgggacagtggagtttactggtgtgagtccagagagggatcaaccagtaaccgcatcaccatcactgtcactg atggagcagtgatcctgcagagtcctgtcctccctgtgatggagggacatgatgtctctctgcactgtcaaacaaagagtcctccctccaagctcccagctgatttctataaagatggctccctcatcaggtctgagcctacaggtcacatgaccatccaccatgttaccaagtctgatgaaggcctctacaagtgtcacatcagcagtcatggagagtctccacccagctggatctacatcacag AAATACCTACAACCACAACTCAACCCATATCTGCAGATACAAACTTATATACACCAACACCCCCTGCCCCCACCTCCTTCCATCTTGTCTTCAGACTGGtcctccacctggtggtgttctgTCCATACCTAATCTCTACTGTCCTCATGGTGTCTTTATATCGACACAGACCCACAG GAAATGAACTTCCTGTCTCTATGGTGATGACCTCACCCACCATGTCTGAGTGGGGATtggatgatgattatgatgatgtcACCACAGAGCATCACTTCTGA